The Schistocerca cancellata isolate TAMUIC-IGC-003103 chromosome 4, iqSchCanc2.1, whole genome shotgun sequence genome contains a region encoding:
- the LOC126183656 gene encoding MICOS complex subunit MIC19-like has protein sequence MGNAGSTRKISLQNEDPASVIKVSDSVVQRLKGAGETESQDDARPKNSNSSPSQQQYINENEPSKTSLEVRREKEAEIRNNYVYWERRLAKLQDTHNRVNRRMGEEYEAAVQEVKKSFPKMPVENQVIPCQDAKAVVINCYKQHPRQTLLCAKEVEAFSACIDMKRRNIMSNKA, from the coding sequence ATGGGCAATGCTGGCAGTACAAGAAaaattagtttacaaaatgaagatCCCGCAAGTGTGATCAAGGTTTCTGATTCAGTTGTTCAGCGTCTTAAAGGAGCAGGTGAGACGGAAAGTCAAGACGATGCACGCCCCAAGAACAGTAATTCCTCACCAAGTCAGCAGCAGTATATCAACGAAAACGAACCTTCAAAGACCTCTCTTGAAGTTAGACGTGAGAAAGAAGCTGAAATAAGAAATAATTATGTCTACTGGGAGAGAAGGTTAGCTAAGCTCCAGGACACCCATAACAGGGTAAATCGCCGAATGGGAGAAGAATACGAGGCAGCTGTTCAAGAAGTGAAGAAAAGCTTTCCAAAAATGCCAGTGGAGAACCAAGTAATACCTTGCCAGGATGCAAAGGCCGTTGTCATAAATTGCTACAAACAACACCCAAGACAGACATTATTGTGTGcaaaagaagttgaagcattttcaGCATGTATTGACATGAAAAGAAGAAATATTATGTCTAATAAGGCATGA